In the Bacillota bacterium LX-D genome, one interval contains:
- a CDS encoding dihydroorotate dehydrogenase, translated as MNKVNLQVDIGGLILKNPVVTASGTFGSGLEFVPYLNLNELGGVVVKGTTLLPRQGNAGQRLVETSAGLLNSVGLQNPGVDYYLKEILPELKKYETNFIVNISGNTVEEYGLLAEKLNVPGVAALEVNISCPNVKAGGMAFGTDPKEGAKVVKAVKQNTKLPVIVKLSPNVTNIVEIAQSVEEAGADALSLINTLLGMAIDVQRRKPILGNIMGGLSGPCIKPVALRMVWQVFKAVKVPLIGMGGITTVEDALEFILAGATAVSIGTANFRNPRVSAEIAAGLEQYCLENGIQDIKELIGAAHS; from the coding sequence ATGAATAAAGTAAACTTACAGGTGGATATTGGAGGGTTAATTTTAAAAAATCCCGTTGTCACAGCTTCGGGCACCTTTGGCTCAGGTTTAGAATTTGTGCCTTATTTAAATCTTAATGAATTAGGGGGAGTTGTAGTTAAAGGTACTACTCTTCTGCCCCGTCAAGGAAATGCCGGACAGCGTTTAGTAGAAACTTCAGCTGGATTATTAAACTCTGTAGGATTGCAGAACCCGGGAGTAGATTATTACCTAAAGGAAATTTTGCCAGAACTTAAAAAATACGAGACCAATTTTATTGTTAATATCTCCGGCAATACTGTTGAAGAATATGGGCTCCTAGCTGAGAAATTAAATGTGCCGGGAGTAGCGGCTTTAGAAGTTAATATTTCCTGTCCCAATGTAAAAGCAGGTGGAATGGCTTTTGGCACTGACCCCAAGGAAGGGGCCAAGGTAGTCAAAGCAGTGAAGCAGAATACAAAGCTTCCAGTCATAGTAAAGCTATCTCCTAATGTTACAAATATTGTAGAAATTGCCCAGTCAGTTGAAGAGGCAGGGGCAGATGCTCTTTCCTTAATTAATACACTTTTAGGCATGGCTATTGATGTGCAAAGAAGAAAACCGATCCTGGGTAATATTATGGGAGGGTTATCGGGACCCTGCATTAAACCTGTAGCACTGCGCATGGTTTGGCAAGTTTTTAAAGCGGTGAAAGTACCCCTTATAGGCATGGGAGGAATTACAACGGTAGAAGATGCTTTAGAGTTTATTTTAGCCGGCGCAACTGCAGTATCTATTGGTACGGCTAATTTTAGGAATCCAAGAGTATCTGCAGAAATAGCAGCAGGTCTAGAACAATACTGTTTGGAAAACGGCATCCAAGATATTAAGGAACTTATTGGAGCAGCCCATTCTTAA